ATGGAGAAAAAACCCTGCTGCATTCTTACCTGGCCGTGCCCATTACAGGTGGGGCAGGTAATGGGCGAAGTCCCGGCCTTAGCGCCGCTTCCATGGCACGTGCCACACACATCCATGGTGGGAATTCGAATCTTGGTCTCAGTTCCCCTTGCCGCCTGTTCCAGCGAAATTTCAAGGTTATAGCGTAAATCCGCGCCGCGATAGACATTGCCTTGTGCCCGGCCACCAAAAAGGTCGCCGAATATATCGCCAAATGCGTCGGCAAACCCCTGAGCCCCTGCCCCACCCATATTAGCATCCACACCAGCGTGTCCGTGCTGATCATACGCGGAGCGCTTCTTCACATCCGACAGTATTTCGTAAGCTTCCTTGGCCTCCTTGAAATGTTCTTCCGATTTCGGATTATCCGGATTGCGGTCCGGATGGTATTTCATCGCCAGCCTGCGATAGGCCTTTTTGATCTCATCTTCGCTGCAGTCGCGGTTAACGCCCAGCACATCATAATAATCGCGTTTGCTCATGTCGTTTTCGTGTAATCGGGAGGGCGCAGAGTATGCACTAGCGTGAACTGCTCCGCGTATTCCAAATAATGTTAAAACGCAGGACGCGGAACGGGTGAAACCTCGAACAAGTCCGAGAGGGCTTGTTCCGAGGCTTCTCTATCCTTCCCGCATCGCTGCGCCTTGATGTTCTGATGCTTATTGTTCTTATTTCTTGTTTTTTACTTCCTCAAACTCGGCATCCACGACTTCGCCTTCTACTGGTTTCTCACCGCCGCCGTGAGGGGCAGATTCCCCGCCAGGCTGACCCTGCCCCTGCTGTGCCTGCTCTTGCGAATACATCTTCTCAGCCAGCTTGTGCGAGGCCTCGGTCAGCGCCCGAGTCTTGGCCTCGATAGTGTCCTTGTCGCCTGATTTCAGAGCCTCTTCCGCTTCTTTCAGCGCAGCTTCTATTTTGGCTTTTTCATCATCGGACAATTTATCTCCATACTCCTTCAAGCTTTTCTGAACAGAATGTATCACAGCGTCACATTGGTTGCGGGCGGTGATCAATTCCATCGCCTTGTGATCTTCCTCGGCGTGCGCCTCCGCATCCTTGACCATGCGCTGCACCTCGTCCTCCGACAGACCCGAGCTTGCCTGAATCTTGATCTTGTTCTCCTTACCCGTCGCCTTGTCCTTGGCAGAGACATGCAATATGCCATTCGAATCAATATCGAATGTAACCTCGATTTGCGGCAGACCGCGCGGGGACGGTGGAATATCGCTCAAATTGAACTGGCCCAGGCTCTTGTTGCCGGATGCCATCTCCCGCTCCCCTTGCAGCACATGGATGGTAACGGCCGTCTGATTGTCATCGGCCGTGGAAAACACCTGTTGCGCCTTTGTGGGGATCGTGGTGTTTTTCTGGATCAATTTCGTCATTACCCCGCCAAGTGTTTCAATGCCCAAGGATAACGGCGTCACGTCCAGCAACAGCACATCCTTCACCGCCCCCTGCAATACGCCGCCCTGAATGGCCGCGCCGACCGCCACCGCTTCGTCCGGGTTGACATCCCTGCGAGCGTCTTTGCCAAAAATTTCTCTGACCTTGTCCTGTACCTTCGGCATGCGGGTCTGTCCACCCACCAGAATCACGTCGTCGATCTCAGAAGTCTTGACGCCCCCGTCCTTGATAGCGATGCGGCAGGGCTCAACCGTCCGGTCGATCAAATCTTCAACCAGGCTTTCCAGCTTTGCCCGCGTGATTCTCACCGCGAGGTGCTTCGGACCTGAGGCATCAGCCGTAATATACGGCAGGTTGACTTCAGTCTGCTGGCTTGAGGAAAGTTCAATCTTGGCTTTTTCCGCCGCATCTTTTAAGCGTTGGAGAGCAAGCATGTCTTTTTTAAGATCGATGCTGGTTTCCTTTTTGAACTCATCCACAAGATATTCGATGACCCGTGCATCGAAATCCTCACCTCCGAGGAAGGTGTCACCATTGGTAGCCAGAACTTCAAACTGATGTTCGCCTTCCACTTCCGCGATCTCAATAATGGAAATGTCGAAGGTGCCGCCGCCCAGGTCGTACACGGAAATCTTGCGGTCGCCCTCTTTTTTATCCATGCCAAAAGCCAAAGCTGCCGCGGTTGGCTCATTGATGATACGTTTGACGTCCAGGCCCGCGATGCGTCCCGCGTCCTTCGTCGCTTGACGCTGTGAATCGTTAAAATACGCGGGGACCGTAATGACCGCTTCGGTTACCGCTTCACCCAGATAATCCTCCGCAGTTTTTTTCATTTTGATCAGCACTTGCGCGGCAATTTCCGGCGGTGCAATTTTCTTGCCACGGACCTCCACCCATGCATCGCCATTGTCAGCCTTGACAATCTTATAGGGCACCATTTTGATGTCCTTTTGCACTATTTCTTCCTCAAAGCGCCGGCCGATCAAGCGCTTTATCGCGAACAACGTGTTCTTTGGGTTGGTAACAGCCTGCCGTTTGGCGGCAGCACCCACCAGAATTTCACCGTCTTCCGTGTAAGCCACGATGGAAGGCGTCGTACGCGCTCCCTCTGAGTTCTCTATTACCTTGGGCTTGCCGCTTTCCATGACGGCCACACAAGAGTTCGTGGTACCGAGGTCAATACCAATAATTTTTCCCATGATTTATCCTTGAATTAGTTAGATCTGAATATCCGTCTGCGCGAAGTATGTGTTGTGGTGTAAGAGATGGGGATTAAGGTCCAAATTTCAAGTTTCTTTGGACTTCGAAACCGTGACCAACGCAGGGCGGATAACACGATCGTTTAACATGTATCCCTTCTGCATTACCTGGACCACAGTGTTGGGAGGCAGGTCGGAGTCTACCGTAGACATGGCCTGATGCAGATGCGGGTCGAATTTGTCCCCCTTTTGCGGATTGATTTGCTTGAGGTTGAACTTTTCAAAAACCGAGGTGAGCTGCTTCAGCGTCAGCTCCATGCCGCTTTTGAAGTTGTCAACGCTTGCCTTCTCCACGCCCAAAGCCGCTTCGAGACTATCCATGACTGAGAGCAACTCCGTTGAGAATTTATCGATCGCGTATTTATGGGCATTTGCAACATCGATCTGGGCGCGTTTCCTGGTATTTTCCGCATCGGCCTTGGCACGCATCCACGCGTCGTGATGCTCTGCTGCGTCGAGTTCGGCCTTCTTTAGCATCTGTTCGAGACTCGGGATCGTTTCCACTGCCGGCTCCGAGGTTTTATTCTCGTTGGTGCCTGCTTCCGGCGTTGCAGCTTCGCTCAGGGCTGAGGTCAATTCGGGTTGATCTGGTTTGGACTCTTCTGTGTTTGTCATTGGTTTCCTCCTGGTTTCTGGTTCCTATGGATTCTCTAAACAGTCCTTCGCGGCAACGTGTTGATCGCGGTATGCCTTCTCAGGCTCGTATCGAAGAGGTACATCAAGCCGTTGGCCAGTGGCCAACCGATGAAGCGGGGACCCGGCAGCGGACTGGCGCCCCGCGTAGAATTATTTAGTGATCCGTGCCATATCGGGACGGTTCTTCCAATTTCAAGGCTGAAATCTGTTGATCGCCGAGTCTCGCAAATATCAGGAGTTTACCTGCTTTCAACCTCTATTTTTTTGCTCAATGTAACTGCGGCGCCGATATAATTCTGGGGAGTCAGAGCGCGCAAGCGATTTTTTTCGTCCGTGGGAAGGTCGAGGCGCTCAATGAAACTGTGTAGAGTCTCTTTAGTGATACCGCCTTTGCCGCGCGTCAACTCCTTTAATTGCTCATATGAATCCGGTATGCCGTAGCGCCGCATCACAGTCTGGATAGGCTCCGCCAAAACCTCCCAGGCATTTTCCAAATCTAGCGCCATCCGGTCCCGGTTTAGTTCCAGCTTGCTCAGTCCCTTGCTGCACGATTCATAAGCTAATAGCGTATGCCCCAGCGCGACGCCCATGTTGCGCAGCACAGTGGAATCAGTCAGGTCCCGTTGCCAACGCGAAATTGGTAGCTTTTCACTGAAATGCCTCAGCAGGGCGTTCGCAATGCCGAGATTACCCTCGGAGTTTTCAAAATCGATCGGGTTGACCTTGTGTGGCATCGTTGATGAACCAATTTCATCTTTTTGCGTTTTTTGCTTGAAATACGCCAGAGATATATATCCCCAGATATCACGGTTAAAATCAAGCAAGATAGTGTTAATGCGTGCATAGGCGTCGAACAGCTCGGCCATGGCGTCATGCGGTTCGATTTGGGTCGTGTAGGGATTGTATTTGAGGCCGAGTTTTTCAACAAAGGCCTGCGCAAACCTTTCCCAATCAATTGCGGGATAAGCGGCCAGATGAGCGTTATAGTTTCCAACGGCGCCATTTATTTTTCCAAGAATGGGCACTGCGGCGAGCTTTTCCCGTCCTCGAGCCAACCGATAAGCGAAGTTGGCGATTTCCTTACCAGCCGTCGTGGGAGTAGCGGGTTGTCCATGAGTACGTGCAAGCATGGGCACATCCCCCATTTCACGCGCCATTTCGACCAGTTTGCCGCTAATCTTCGCCAGCATGGGTAGCATCACTCTGTCACGGCTGTGCATCAGCATCAATCCATGAGAAAGGTTGTTGATATCTTCGGAAGTACAGGCGAAATGAATGAATTGCGCGCTTCGCACGATCTCGACATTCCTTGCTAGGCGCTCTCTCAGCCAGTATTCGACCGCCTTGACATCGTGATTGGTGCGGGATTCGATGAGCTTGACCTCTTCCGCGCCGCCCTCGTCAAAGTTCGCCGCGATGCTGTCCAGTTGGTCAACAGAAGCCGGAGAAAGCGGCTCCGCGTCGACGATATCGTTATCCTGGCTCAGCGCTTTTAACCACTCTATCTCCAACCGAACACGATAGCGGATCAGCGCGAATTCACTGAAATACGGTCTCAGCGCAGATACTTTGGCGCCGTATCGCCCATCCAGAGGCGAGAGGGCGGTAAGGAACGACGAATTCATATTTTTACCTGGTTTCTAGTGAACTGCCGGTATGACACGCGGACCCTCCACCTGGTTAAAAATGCCTTGAGCAACGCCGGCCAAGCCATTGCATTTTATCATAGCGTTTAGACCCAACACCTCAACAAAACTCTTGCAAACGGGAGTGCGCCTTGGGGAAATGTTGCCGGCAGGGACTACGACACTTCTCCCGATATTTCCGGAATCCGGGCAGACTATGCACTGGCATGGGGAAAGCCGATATAATGCCGCCTGATAAATTCTCCAAAGGCTGGCCATGAAGCTGATCGGATCGCTCACGAGCCCTTACGTGCGCAAGGCGCGCATTGTACTGGCTGAAAAGCACATTGGTTACAATTTTGAACTGGAAGCCCCTTGGAACACGGATACACACGTACCCGACTACAATCCGCTCGGCAAGGTTCCGGTGCTGATTATGGACGACGGCACCAGTCTGTTCGATTCAAGAGTCATCGTTGAATATCTCGATAACATCAACCCGGTATCCCGCCTCATTCCCGAATCCAACCGGCGCCGGATCATGGTAAAACGCTGGGAAGCGTTGTCTGACGGCATATGCGACGCCGCCGCGGCGATATTCCTCGAGCGCAAGCGTGCTGAAACCCAGCAAAACGAGGAGTGGATTTCGCGCCAGCATAAAAAGGTGACCGGGGGCCTTGAAGCCGCCGCCCATGAGTTGGCAGACAAAAAATGGTGCGACGGGAATGTTTATACGCTAGCTGACATCGCGCTGGGTTGCGCGCTGGGTTACCTGGCTTTTCGCTTTCCCGAGATCGAATGGCGCACGAATTTCCCCAATCTTGCCGACCTCTCCGACAGGCTTGAAAAGCGGAACCCGTTTCTGGAAACGGCGCCACGAGATTAAGAAAACAGCCTGTATTACGCAACCGAACTGCTGAGCGAACGCAATCGACTCTCTGGAACACAAACTTACTTAGTGTTTCCAAAGAAACCTAATACTGATCGCTAATTACTCCACCGCCAAGACACACCTTGCTCTCATAAACAACCACCGATTGTCCAGGCGCCACAGCCCACTGAGGCTGGGCGAATTCAATCCTGCATTCCGTTTGGTCGAGTTGCGTAATAGCGCAGGGCGCATCAGCCTGGCGATAGCGGATCTTAGCGCCATAGACCCAGTTGCAATGGGGCGCATGGCCACTTATCCATGTCACCTCGGTGGCGGTAAGCGAGGGCTTGAACAGATCAGGATGATCATGACCCTGTACCACCGTCAGAATATTCCCCACCACATCCTTGTTTGAAACAAACCACGGTTCACCATCTCCATCCCTCGTCCCGCCGATGCCCAACCCCTGCCGCTGACCGATTGTGTAGTACATTAGGCCGACGTGCTTGCCCATCACATTGCCTGCAGGCGTTCTCATGTCCCCGGGATCATTCGGTAAATAACGGCTGAGAAATTCTCTGAAAGGCCGCTCGCCGATGAAACATATCCCAGTGCTGTCCTTCTTGGAAAAGTTCGGCAAGCCGTAATCTTTCGCAATCCTGCGTACGTCGCGCTTGTAAAGATGCCCGATGGGAAACAAGGTCCTGCATAACTGTGCCTGGTTCAAACGGTAGAGGAAATAACTCTGGTCCTTGGTGCCGTCCTCGCCTTTCAATAATTCAAATACGCCTCTTGTCTCACGCACCTGGGCATAATGCCCGGTCGCGATATAGTCGGCGCCAAGCCCGTCCGCGTGCTGAAGAAACGCCTTGAACTTGATCTCAGCGTTACAAAGTACATCCGGGTTCGGCGTTCTCCCTGCCTTGTATTCCGCAAGAAACTGGCTGAATACGCGCTCCTTGTATTCAGCCGAGAAATTCACGGCCTCCAGCGGAATACCAATGATATCCGCCACCGATACAGCATCAATCAAATCTTGACGGGATGAGCAATATTGCTCCGTATCGTCGTCTTCCCAGTTTTTCATGAAAAGACCGATTACATCGTAACCTTCCTGTTTTAACAGCAGAGCCGCGACCGATGAATCAACCCCGCCGGACATGCCGACCACCACTCGCCCTTTGCTCATTGATCAGGTAGGAAATTGGGTTTAGTCACGGGTTGAATCACGCTGCAGGATTGAGATGTAAACAGGAGATGACCGGGAAATGAACGCTCGAAGGCAAGAGCTCTTCAGCTGTAATGAACTAAAATGTCTAGGGAATAGCGCTTCCCGGCCAGATGATCGTCAATACATCGCATCACGAGAGGACTACGGTGGCAATAAGCCATCTCGCGGATTTCGTCCACTCCGAACCACCCCGCGCGTAATATTCCTGCATCAAGCGCGCGATTGGGATCATGATCCGTGACCGAACCGCTAAAGGCAAACCGGAGAAAAGTCGTGTTGTCGGAGCTCGAATGCCAGCGATAAACGCCCAGCAACCATTGTGGCGCGAAAGTGTAACCTGTCTCCTCAAGCGTTTCTCGAACTGCGCCCTGAATAATTGATTCGCCCGGTTCAAGGTGTCCCGCTGGCTGATTGAACAGAATGCCGTTGCAGGTTTGTTCCTCTACCAGCAAGTATTTTCCCTCTTGTTCGACCACAGCAGCAACGGTCACATTTGGTTTCCAGATCGTGTTAACTTGGGGTACTCCTCATTTTACGCCAAGACCGGTGAAAACTCTTCTCGCACCTCGTCCTGACATCGAACGCCAATCACAGTCGGCCAAGTACAAGAGGCCACCTGCGCGGTGATAGTCGATGATAGGTTATGCAAGCGTGCACCGGCGAGCGTCGGATTTTACTGCAAAACGGTCGCGAAGGTGCGATCAGGGACGAGTTGAGCTAGGGAAACTGCTTTATTAAAGCTAATCGGGAGATGAGCTTTCCAAGCAGGATTTGCAGTTTGGTTGCCAGAAATGAGAGCTGGCAGAAGGATATTTCGACAGCGGCATGACGCAGCATATTAGCCCTTCGCGTGCAAACACGGATAAAATAACGGGCTTCTCGAACCCTTCGTTTTTTAAAAAATTGACCGCTGCGTCGGGCGCCGCCAGCACCATAACAATTCTTGGGAGATATCATGTTCCAGCACATTAGCACGCCATCCAACGGCACGAAAATTCGTGTAAACGCAGATTTTACCCTGAGCGTGCCGGATAGCCCCGTTGTTCCGTATATCGAAGGCGACGGGATCGGCGTGGATATCACCCCCGTAATGATACGCGTTGTTGATGCAGCGGTTAGTCGAGCTTATCGAGGAAAGCGCAAGATTTCCTGGATGGAGATATACGCCGGCGAGAAAGCCACGCGGATTTACGGTAACAATGTTTGGCTGCCGGATGAGACCTTGCAAGCTGCCAGAGAGTATGTCGTCTCCATCAAGGGGCCGCTGACCACTCCGGTGGGTGGCGGTATCCGCTCCATTAACGTCGCGCTGCGTCAGGAGTTGGATCTATATGTATGCCTTCGTCCTGTGCGCTACTTCCAAGGCGTCCCCAGCCCGTTAAAAAACCCCGAAAAGACAGACATGATAATTTTCCGGGAGAACTCCGAGGACATCTATGCCGGAATTGAGTGGGAAGCCGGATCGGAGAACGTAAAGAAAGTCATTCATTTTCTGATGACTGACATGGGTGTCAGCAAGATCCGCTTCCCGCAAACATCAGCCATAGGAATCAAGCCTGTCTCCCGGGAGGGTACAGAACGATTGGTGCGCAAGGCAATACAGTACGCCATCGATAATGGCCGCAGTTCGGTAACGCTGGTGCACAAGGGCAACATCATGAAATTCACCGAGGGCGCCTTCAAAAACTGGGGGTATGAACTTGCCGCCAACGAATTCGGCGCGAGGCCCCTTGATGGCGGGCCATGGATGAAGTTGTCCGACGATAAGGGAGGAGTGATTATCAAGGACGTGATTGCTGACGCCTTCCTGCAACAGATTTTACTGCGTCCGGAAGAATATGACGTAATCGCTACACTGAATCTGAACGGCGACTACATTTCCGACGCGTTGGCGGCGCAGGTAGGAGGCATTGGCATTGCACCCGGAGCAAACTTAAGCGATTCCATCGCAATGTTCGAGGCAACCCACGGTACCGCGCCGAAATACGCAGGCAAGGATCAGGTTAACCCGGGCTCTATCATTCTCTCTGCGGAGATGATGTTGCGACACATGGGCTGGACTGAAGCAGCAGATCTGGTTATCGCGGCGATGGAAAAAACCATTCAGGATAGAATAGTCACGTACGATTTTGCGCGACTGATGACCAATGCGCAAAAAGTCTCATGTTCGGCGTTCGGTCAGGCGCTGATCGACCGAATGTAGCGTTTTTGCGAAGGGTCCGGCGTGAAAGCTGAATGGCGATTGTTGAGACCTGCGAGGGACAGTCCCATCTAAGGCTTACGGCCACGGTTAAGGAAACAGAAGGGCTGCCAGCGGGGATGCTATCCCCGCGAAGGTAACCGGATAATGCGGAAAGTAGGTCCTGCAGAAGCTCTGGTTCTGCGGGAAACTTTGCGTCTGAACTGGTCCATCCGGAGGTGAAAAACCCCCTGCCGGGCAGGCCGGCAAGGAGCTTTACATAATTCTGTAATTGATTACAAACTGGTCGCGGCTTCACCACGCCAGCATGAGACCATTAAGCAGATTGAATATTTGATGCCTGTTTGCCCTTCGGTCCCTGCGTGACTTCAAAGGAAACTTTTTGACCTTCCTTTAGTGTCTTGAACCCGGACATATTTATTGCGGAAAAGTGAGCGAACAGATCTTCACTGCCATCATCCGGAGTGATAAAACCGAAACCCTTGGAGTCATTGAACCATTTTACTGTACCAGTTGCCATTTTTGCTTCCTATAAAAAAACGGGCCGGAAACCCGAACACTGTTTGAGTTTCAAGACCGCAAACGGCTGTAACCGGTACTGCAGAGAACTTGAAGCCAAACGCCAAGAGTTGTTTTACGCAAATCCGATGTTCAAGTCAAGTACTCGGCGCACTTATTTTGCACAAATGCAACAGAATAATTTTCTCAAGGTACTTGAATATTTCTGCGCAATCATCAAATATTAGAGTGCGTACACCAGTAGAGAGCGATTTGTTCCGTTTTATTTTTTCACTCGAACTGATGCCTAGTGAGACTAGAAGCATGGCAAGCGAAAATCAAGGAGATGTTGTACTGGAGGCTGAAAAGAGTAAACTCAAGCCGCCACCCATGTTTAAGGTAATATTGTTGAATGATGATTACACGCCTATGGATTTCGTCGTGATCGTGTTACAAAATTTTTTTTCGATGAACCGCGAACAGGCAATGCAAATCATGCTCAAAGTCCATATGGATGGGGCGGGGATATGTGGAGTTTATCCCAATGATGTGGCTTCCACCAAGGTCGCACAAGTGGTCACATTTGCGAGGCAGCATCAACATCCGCTACAGTGCGTGATGGAGGAGACCTGAAATGATTGCGCAAGAACTAGAAGTCAGTTTACATATGGCGTTCGTGGAATCGCGACAGAAGCGGCATGAGTTTATCACGGTCGAGCATCTGTTGCTGGCAATGCTCGACAACCCCACCGCTGCCGAGGTGCTCCGGGCTTGTTCGGTTGACATAGAAGACCTGCGTCGGCTGCTGACGGAACATGTTACCGAGAATACCCCGACGGTGGGCGGAACCGGCGAAGTTGATACACAACCTACGTTGGGATTTCAACGCGTAATACAGCGTGCGATCCTGCATGTTCAGTCTTCGGGTAAAAAAGAAGTTACGGGGGCGAACGTACTGGTAGCGATATTTGGGGAGAAGGATTCCCACGCAGTTTATTTTCTTCATCAGAAGGGTGTTACGAGGCTGGACGTCGTCAATTATATTTCGCATGGCATCAGCAAGGTGCCTCAGGGCAGCACGGCTAAATCGGAAAGCGAAGGCGACACTGAGCAGGAGCTTGGCTCAGGTGGAGCACTGGAAAGCTACGCTGTAAATCTCAATTCGCTGGCGATCGCCGGTAAGATCGATCCACTGATCGGGCGTGAAAGGGAATTGGAACGGCTGATACAAACGCTTTGCCGTCGCCGGAAGAATAATCCCCTTCTCGTTGGCGAAGCTGGGGTAGGCAAAACCGCGATAGCCGAAGGATTGGCACGTCGAATAATCGAAAACGACGTCCCGGAGATTCTCGCGCGCCATCAAGTATACGCCCTCGACATGGGAGCGCTCCTGGCGGGAACGAAATACCGGGGGGATTTCGAGCAACGCCTGAAAGCAGTGCTGAAGCAGTTGCTGGACAGCTCTAACGCCATCCTTTTCATTGATGAGATTCACACACTCATTGGTGCCGGGGCCGCGTCTGGAGGCACGCTGGATGCGTCCAATTTGCTAAAACCGATACTGAATACCGGCCAACTCAAATGCATCGGCGCAACCACGTACAGCGAATATCGCGGTATTTTCGAAAAGGACCATGCATTATCGCGGCGTTTCCAGAAAATCGATGTACTCGAGCCCAGCGTCGATGAAACCGTCGCCATACTGCGCGGTTTGAAGGCACGCTACGAGGCTCATCACGGCGTTAAATATACGGCAATCGCGCTTACCACGGCAGCAGAGTTGTCAGCACGCTTCATAAATGACCGGCATTTGCCCGATAAAGCGATAGACGTCATAGACGAAGCCGGAGCCGCCCAGCGCGTCCTGCCGAAATCGAAGCAGCGCAAGGTAATCAGCAAACATGAAATCGAAGGCATTATCGCCAAAATCGCGCGGATTCCAGCGCAAAACGTCTCTAGCGATGACCGTAGTACACTGAAAACGCTGGATCGGGACCTGAAAGCGGTAGTGTTCGGGCAGGACAAGGCGATCAATGCTCTCACCGCGGCAATTAAAATGGCCCGCAGCGGTTTAGGCAATCCCCAGAAACCCGTGGGATCCTTCCTTTTCTCGGGCCCCACTGGCGTCGGTAAAACTGAAGTGGCGCGGCAGCTCGCTTACGCACTAGGCATTCACCTGCACCGTTTCGACATGTCGGAATATATGGAACGGCATGCCGTTTCACGCCTGATTGGCGCACCGCCGGGATATGTCGGTTTCGATCAGGGCGGCCTGCTCACCGAGGCCATCATAAAACAGCCCTATTCGGTACTGCTGCTGGATGAAATTGAAAAAGCTCACCCTGATATTTTCAATATCCTGCTGCAGGTAATGGATCACGGCACGTTAACGGACAACAACGGCCGCAAGGCGGATTTCCGCAACGTGGTGATTATCATGACCACTAATGCTGGTGCCGAATCGCTTTCAAAAGCCACCATAGGCTTCACAACGGCGACACAGGCAGGGGACGAGATGGCTGAAATCAAGCGGATGTTCACGCCCGAATTCAGGAACCGGCTGGACGCGATCATTTCATTCGGATCCCTGAATACGGACGTGATTCTACGAGTGGTGGATAAATTCCTGATGCAACTCGAAGCGCAGTTGCATGACAAGAAAGTGGAGGCAACGTTTACCGAGGCACTGAGGGACTATCTCGCGCGCAACGGCGCTGATCCTCTCATGGGTGCTCGTCCCATGGCCAGACTGATTCAAGATACTATTCGCAGCGCCCTTGCGGATGAATTGCTGTTTGGCCGGCTCGCTAATGGTGGCAGGGTGACAGTGGATATAGACGCCGACGACAAGGTTAAACTCCAGTTCGAGGAGGAGGCTGCTGCAGCTTTATAGCAGGCGGTGCAACGACGGAGAAGGGCAAGAAAAAAGGCGCCGCGAGCGCCTTTTTTCTTGCCAGGCTATTCCTCATCCCGGCTAGTTACTACTGTTTTCATACTTAAACGACAGGTTAACCCTCGCGCGATATGCAGCTACCTTACCATCTTCAATTACCATATCGAGTTTTACAATTTCCGCAACTCTCAGGTCCCGTAAAGTGTTGGAGGCTGTTTCGACGGCGTTCTTGGCCGCATCTTCCCAGGATGTCTTGCTGGTTCCGATTAGTTCCGTTATTCGATAAACGCTATCTCCCGCCATGATTCTTCTCCTTGTTCTATAAACAAGCATTTCAAAATAAGCACGTCGGCAAACCCAGCTTATTCCTGATTTGCCGCCTTTCAGTTTAGGCTAGCTCCCGCAAATTGCAATCACGCCCGGGAAAGACATTAGAACCTTATGGGCCTCCCGACTCAGCGCAGTGGTAGGAGAGGATAACCCGAACCGTGGAGAGCGGGAAGACGGTTCAAATCATATGCCGCAAGTACTATTAGCCCGCGGTTACTCGCTTATTGATATAGCCAAGCGCTGCTTCCACCTGATCGATAAGAATGAGACATAACTCGCCCGCTTTTAAGTTAGCGAAAGCAGCGTCGATGGCAACGAATTCCCCCCGGATTTCCTTTACATCGCGCGCACGCTTGGCCTTCTCCAGACCCTGCCGCAGGAGGCCCAGCACTTCTCCATCCGCCCGCCCCCGCTGGCATTTATCCTGATAAAGCACCACCTCGTCGAAAGCATCGCCAAGAATTTCCGTTTGCTGACGTATGTCCTCGTCGCGACGATCCCCCGCACCACTGATGACCACTGAACGTCGCTTGGCCGGTATCTTATCAATGGCATTAACCAATGCCCGGATCGCGTCCACGTTGTGGCCATAGTCCGCAATCAATGTAGCACC
The window above is part of the Nitrosospira sp. Is2 genome. Proteins encoded here:
- the dnaK gene encoding molecular chaperone DnaK; translation: MGKIIGIDLGTTNSCVAVMESGKPKVIENSEGARTTPSIVAYTEDGEILVGAAAKRQAVTNPKNTLFAIKRLIGRRFEEEIVQKDIKMVPYKIVKADNGDAWVEVRGKKIAPPEIAAQVLIKMKKTAEDYLGEAVTEAVITVPAYFNDSQRQATKDAGRIAGLDVKRIINEPTAAALAFGMDKKEGDRKISVYDLGGGTFDISIIEIAEVEGEHQFEVLATNGDTFLGGEDFDARVIEYLVDEFKKETSIDLKKDMLALQRLKDAAEKAKIELSSSQQTEVNLPYITADASGPKHLAVRITRAKLESLVEDLIDRTVEPCRIAIKDGGVKTSEIDDVILVGGQTRMPKVQDKVREIFGKDARRDVNPDEAVAVGAAIQGGVLQGAVKDVLLLDVTPLSLGIETLGGVMTKLIQKNTTIPTKAQQVFSTADDNQTAVTIHVLQGEREMASGNKSLGQFNLSDIPPSPRGLPQIEVTFDIDSNGILHVSAKDKATGKENKIKIQASSGLSEDEVQRMVKDAEAHAEEDHKAMELITARNQCDAVIHSVQKSLKEYGDKLSDDEKAKIEAALKEAEEALKSGDKDTIEAKTRALTEASHKLAEKMYSQEQAQQGQGQPGGESAPHGGGEKPVEGEVVDAEFEEVKNKK
- the grpE gene encoding nucleotide exchange factor GrpE, coding for MTNTEESKPDQPELTSALSEAATPEAGTNENKTSEPAVETIPSLEQMLKKAELDAAEHHDAWMRAKADAENTRKRAQIDVANAHKYAIDKFSTELLSVMDSLEAALGVEKASVDNFKSGMELTLKQLTSVFEKFNLKQINPQKGDKFDPHLHQAMSTVDSDLPPNTVVQVMQKGYMLNDRVIRPALVTVSKSKET
- the purB gene encoding adenylosuccinate lyase, with amino-acid sequence MNSSFLTALSPLDGRYGAKVSALRPYFSEFALIRYRVRLEIEWLKALSQDNDIVDAEPLSPASVDQLDSIAANFDEGGAEEVKLIESRTNHDVKAVEYWLRERLARNVEIVRSAQFIHFACTSEDINNLSHGLMLMHSRDRVMLPMLAKISGKLVEMAREMGDVPMLARTHGQPATPTTAGKEIANFAYRLARGREKLAAVPILGKINGAVGNYNAHLAAYPAIDWERFAQAFVEKLGLKYNPYTTQIEPHDAMAELFDAYARINTILLDFNRDIWGYISLAYFKQKTQKDEIGSSTMPHKVNPIDFENSEGNLGIANALLRHFSEKLPISRWQRDLTDSTVLRNMGVALGHTLLAYESCSKGLSKLELNRDRMALDLENAWEVLAEPIQTVMRRYGIPDSYEQLKELTRGKGGITKETLHSFIERLDLPTDEKNRLRALTPQNYIGAAVTLSKKIEVESR
- a CDS encoding glutathione S-transferase — its product is MKLIGSLTSPYVRKARIVLAEKHIGYNFELEAPWNTDTHVPDYNPLGKVPVLIMDDGTSLFDSRVIVEYLDNINPVSRLIPESNRRRIMVKRWEALSDGICDAAAAIFLERKRAETQQNEEWISRQHKKVTGGLEAAAHELADKKWCDGNVYTLADIALGCALGYLAFRFPEIEWRTNFPNLADLSDRLEKRNPFLETAPRD
- the mnmA gene encoding tRNA 2-thiouridine(34) synthase MnmA; translation: MSKGRVVVGMSGGVDSSVAALLLKQEGYDVIGLFMKNWEDDDTEQYCSSRQDLIDAVSVADIIGIPLEAVNFSAEYKERVFSQFLAEYKAGRTPNPDVLCNAEIKFKAFLQHADGLGADYIATGHYAQVRETRGVFELLKGEDGTKDQSYFLYRLNQAQLCRTLFPIGHLYKRDVRRIAKDYGLPNFSKKDSTGICFIGERPFREFLSRYLPNDPGDMRTPAGNVMGKHVGLMYYTIGQRQGLGIGGTRDGDGEPWFVSNKDVVGNILTVVQGHDHPDLFKPSLTATEVTWISGHAPHCNWVYGAKIRYRQADAPCAITQLDQTECRIEFAQPQWAVAPGQSVVVYESKVCLGGGVISDQY
- a CDS encoding NUDIX hydrolase — translated: MTVAAVVEQEGKYLLVEEQTCNGILFNQPAGHLEPGESIIQGAVRETLEETGYTFAPQWLLGVYRWHSSSDNTTFLRFAFSGSVTDHDPNRALDAGILRAGWFGVDEIREMAYCHRSPLVMRCIDDHLAGKRYSLDILVHYS